A single genomic interval of Nocardioides nitrophenolicus harbors:
- a CDS encoding phage tail protein, with amino-acid sequence MAQPYVGEIRMFAGNFAPAGWMFCEGQLMPISEYETLFNLIGTTYGGDGQSTFALPDLRGRIPVHQGTGGGLSPILAETGGVEEVTLTTQQIPNHSHPLLAVDGRPGTQASPAGNLPAMSLNVVPYVTATPGTAGSDDDLGQLAVTGTGGSQPHTNFQPYLCVDFIISLFGIFPSPT; translated from the coding sequence GTGGCCCAACCCTATGTCGGCGAGATCCGCATGTTCGCGGGGAACTTCGCCCCGGCCGGCTGGATGTTCTGCGAAGGACAGCTGATGCCGATCTCCGAGTACGAGACCCTGTTCAACCTGATCGGCACGACCTACGGCGGCGACGGTCAGAGCACCTTCGCGCTGCCCGATCTTCGCGGGCGGATCCCGGTCCACCAGGGGACCGGGGGCGGCCTCAGCCCGATCCTCGCCGAGACCGGCGGCGTGGAGGAGGTCACCTTGACCACCCAGCAGATCCCGAACCACAGTCACCCGCTGCTGGCGGTGGACGGCCGTCCCGGAACCCAGGCATCCCCGGCGGGCAACCTGCCGGCGATGTCGCTCAACGTCGTGCCCTATGTCACCGCGACTCCCGGCACCGCGGGGAGCGACGACGACCTCGGCCAGCTCGCCGTCACCGGGACCGGGGGCAGCCAGCCGCACACCAACTTCCAGCCGTACCTGTGCGTCGACTTCATCATCTCCCTCTTCGGGATCTTCCCCTCGCCGACCTAG
- a CDS encoding GNAT family N-acetyltransferase: MTVLATVALRPVTAADDDFLLALYGEIRAAELDQVAWEPGQREAFLRMQLDLQTAQYRGAHPQGSFDIVEVDGRAAGRLYVSRREEDVRIIDVALTSAYRGRGIGGALVARVVDEAVASGRTTSIHVEMHNPAAALYARLGFRPVAQRGVYVLMERSAT, translated from the coding sequence ATGACGGTCCTCGCCACGGTCGCGCTGCGTCCGGTCACCGCCGCCGACGACGACTTCCTGCTCGCGCTGTACGGCGAGATCCGGGCCGCCGAGCTCGACCAGGTCGCCTGGGAGCCGGGACAGCGGGAGGCATTCCTGCGGATGCAGCTCGATCTGCAGACCGCGCAGTACCGGGGTGCGCACCCGCAGGGCAGCTTCGACATCGTCGAGGTGGACGGCCGGGCCGCCGGACGGCTCTATGTGAGTCGCCGCGAGGAGGACGTGCGGATCATCGACGTCGCGCTGACCTCGGCATACCGCGGGCGCGGCATCGGGGGAGCGCTGGTGGCGCGGGTGGTCGACGAGGCCGTGGCCTCGGGGCGCACCACCAGCATCCACGTCGAGATGCACAACCCGGCCGCGGCGCTGTACGCCCGGCTCGGCTTCCGGCCGGTCGCGCAGCGCGGGGTGTACGTGCTGATGGAACGGAGCGCGACGTGA
- a CDS encoding phage tail protein, with product MAEPFLSEIRLMSFVFAPKGWALCNGQLLPINQNQGLFSLLGTTYGGDGRVNFALPDLRGRTPIHVGAGHSLGERGGEAAHTVTVGELPTHIHRVAVSTATDGGVATPKGAYLGAANNAYRPAPPTTSLHPMSVVGTGGSQPHLNVQPYLTLSFCIALQGIFPSPN from the coding sequence GTGGCTGAGCCCTTCCTCTCCGAGATCCGGCTGATGTCGTTCGTGTTCGCCCCGAAGGGGTGGGCGCTGTGCAATGGCCAGCTCCTGCCCATCAACCAGAACCAGGGCCTGTTCTCCCTCCTCGGCACGACCTACGGCGGCGACGGGCGGGTGAACTTCGCCCTGCCGGACCTGCGGGGGCGCACCCCGATCCACGTCGGGGCCGGACACTCGCTGGGCGAGCGGGGTGGCGAGGCCGCCCACACCGTCACCGTCGGGGAGCTGCCCACGCACATCCATCGGGTCGCGGTCTCGACCGCGACCGACGGGGGCGTGGCCACCCCCAAGGGGGCCTACCTCGGCGCGGCGAACAACGCCTACCGGCCCGCGCCGCCGACGACCAGCCTGCACCCGATGTCGGTCGTCGGCACCGGTGGCAGCCAGCCGCACCTCAACGTGCAGCCGTACCTGACCCTCAGCTTCTGCATCGCGCTGCAGGGCATCTTCCCCAGCCCCAACTAG
- a CDS encoding phage tail protein, translating to MADPFVAEIRIFPFNFAPRGWAFCDGQLLPLSQNTALFSLLGTTYGGNGKSNFALPDLQGRAAMHPGQGPGLSLHDLGETGGSETVTLLESEIPAHSHTLQGNVDGLGDVSVPGPAAALTSSSGGTLYRSGQPTAGEYLAPEALAPVGGDQPHNNMQPYLTLSFCIALQGVFPPRG from the coding sequence ATGGCAGACCCCTTCGTTGCGGAGATCCGCATCTTCCCGTTCAACTTCGCCCCGCGCGGCTGGGCGTTCTGCGACGGCCAACTGCTGCCGCTGTCGCAGAACACCGCGCTGTTCTCGCTGCTCGGCACGACGTACGGCGGCAACGGCAAGTCCAACTTCGCGCTGCCCGACCTGCAGGGACGCGCCGCCATGCACCCCGGGCAGGGGCCGGGGCTGAGCCTGCACGACCTCGGTGAGACCGGTGGCTCGGAGACCGTCACCCTGCTGGAGTCGGAGATCCCGGCGCACTCCCACACCTTGCAGGGCAATGTCGACGGGCTCGGCGACGTCAGCGTCCCCGGCCCGGCGGCCGCGCTGACGTCGTCCTCGGGCGGCACCCTCTACCGCTCCGGCCAGCCGACGGCCGGCGAGTATCTCGCGCCCGAGGCGCTCGCCCCGGTCGGCGGCGACCAGCCGCACAACAACATGCAGCCCTATCTCACCCTGTCCTTCTGCATCGCCCTCCAGGGCGTCTTCCCGCCGCGGGGCTGA
- a CDS encoding DUF6916 family protein — MGTNGWLGHDDFAGLVGDGFEVTLADEGRLELVLREATLVGHSGGTGPDGSAREQFSLLFTGPEAPALAQATWPVRHPVLGELELFLVPIGPSPQGLRYEAAFA; from the coding sequence GTGGGTACGAACGGGTGGCTGGGCCATGACGACTTCGCCGGGCTGGTCGGTGACGGCTTCGAGGTGACGCTGGCCGACGAGGGCCGGCTGGAGCTGGTGCTCCGCGAGGCGACCCTGGTCGGTCACAGCGGGGGCACCGGTCCCGACGGGTCCGCGCGCGAGCAGTTCTCGCTGCTCTTCACCGGCCCGGAGGCGCCGGCGCTGGCGCAGGCGACCTGGCCGGTCCGTCACCCGGTGCTGGGCGAGCTCGAGCTGTTCCTGGTGCCGATCGGCCCGAGCCCGCAGGGCCTGCGCTACGAGGCCGCGTTCGCCTGA
- a CDS encoding Ig-like domain-containing protein, with product MAFGRATTRAIRTTHGIALAGLVLATIAPATAATPGEPARSSCTIVGTPGPDVLVGTPGRDVICGRGGDDRISGGGGDDVISGGPGADVIDGGAGDDVLWGSDGDDELRGGPGADRLYGGAGDDVLRGGAGPDQLRGGPGADRLLGGRGYDDLRGGRGKDQVDGGPDQDGPSAPTPPTPPTPPAPGAPTAVDDTVTTDEDTELVLPVSGPGSPVANDLDPDGDALSVLAVADPVGGTVQLVGTTIRFVPEPDRCGPGAGHFGYTVGDGTGRTAQGRVTVDITCVPDDPTAHDDDATVTEDAAATALPVLDNDTDADGDPLVIGATTQPAHGAVVVTGGGSGLTYRPDADYCGPADDFTYTLTPGGSTAVVTVEVTCVDDPPVAVDDDATVTEDAVATAVPVLANDTDVDGGDRSITAVTQPDHGTVVITGGGSGLTYEPDADYCNDPPRTVLDTFDYTLSPGGDEGTVRMTVTCVDDAPRARDDDETVAEDSGATTFDVLANDSDADGDAFGIGSVTQPPHGTVVITGGGTALTYQPDADHCTPAPSYDSFTYALAPGGDEAMVRVRVTCLPDAPVARDDVATLAEDDPATPIDVLANDSDADGDPLRIDAVTQPAHGEVVVTGGGTGLSYRPAADFCTTTPDGTPDEFTYTLVDGPTATVRVTVTCVEDLSGAVDDDVTIEEDSTEIILALANDLVGDSPPSIIDVGTPAHGTATTNGATISYTPHADYCTGPGEDPDTFTYTITGGSTATVRVTITCVVDPAVANDDVLTVTEDDDATAVAVLLNDLDPDDTGLAVVAVTQPAHGHVVVTGGGTGLTYEPDPDYCNTPPGTTLDTFGYTVTGGDTAEVAVTVLCVIDPAVAKPDTATVLEDGSVTIDVLANDVRGDLDPVVTAVGQPSRGSTAIVGGRISYTPAANYCNTPPGTTPDTFTYTITGDSVATVSVTVTCVNDAPTAAPLAIGGADAAVGNTVLVVDDPTDGAPAVSGPHKTVAGDLLAGATDVETPGSLAVQAGTYSTNAGGSVTLQADGDFVYSPPTGCTVTSDSFGYTVTDQDPTDPRTAGATVTIVVTGCVWYVDNADPAGNAGSSSAPFDTLAQAQLASAAGQTIYVRGGDGTSAGYDAGISLKANQRLVGQAAPLVVGTATLAPGVPASRPRLSASGTDVVALAAGNTVTGLLLDPAGAGSAVAGGSGDVGGTLADLRIVDTGPAATQPALRLAGTSGTFTVGDLLVDTTGASGAGVNSLGVELVSAGTVTFLPSATITLETGGAKALSASGTTLTGSAFDDISVTGSGSGGVSLVGTVGPVTFGRLALQTTAGATPALDLQNTGAVTVFDATSTISATGGPAVDVATAPGSMLSFASVSSTGSATRGIRLSGLDSGSFVAGNGTVTGHTGAAFVVEGGSGPVTYDGTIGNGAGRSLEVSGRTGGTVTISKRITDSADDGGGILVSGNSGGSTVLSAAGTTLDTGTGDAIAFTGNGADGGHTLSLSGGGLVLTSTTGKGLDASGGTLLVSGAGNRITSGAGRALGLVGTQIAAGGLTFERISATGAPNGILLNGTGDAGSLVVTGAGGSCAPGDTSGCTGGTIAGSTGSDDAGVAPVGTGIVLTDTKAPSLTRMWVRDASNYGIRGDRTRGLTLAQSVVGGTVGTNGATPYDDSTVLLTNLSGTASISDTTLGAGLEDTLRVANASTSLTRLTVDRVTFGAAGGRPENDAISLDSTGTGNLPVTIRNSTVQGAGGDLLQYGHSASGTGDLVLTDNTFANAQPSPVSGGGLTIYQDGAAGGVTMNIARNTITGAVGPGVLIAKGVGSARQQGTFADNTIGTSGVANSGSLSGSALKLQQYGGGSLDWAITGNRIRGYNNYGIEVLAGGSGSPRSGIVNTVVTGNAISEPGTAPATASLAKQGVHYNIGTTPGDTFEACADLRDNDLGASGSAPASPAADVLVRQRQNTRVHVPGAVGTGTTAAENRILVANPISVLDVRATADLPANLDGAACPSVPAP from the coding sequence ATGGCGTTCGGTCGTGCGACCACGCGTGCAATCAGGACGACTCACGGGATCGCGCTGGCCGGCCTGGTGCTGGCCACGATCGCACCGGCCACGGCGGCGACGCCGGGGGAGCCGGCGCGCAGCTCGTGCACCATCGTCGGCACCCCCGGTCCCGACGTGCTGGTCGGCACGCCCGGCCGCGACGTCATCTGCGGACGGGGCGGCGACGACCGGATCAGCGGTGGCGGCGGTGACGACGTCATCAGCGGCGGTCCCGGCGCCGACGTCATCGACGGCGGTGCGGGCGACGACGTGCTGTGGGGGAGTGACGGCGACGACGAGCTCCGCGGCGGCCCCGGCGCCGACCGGCTGTACGGCGGCGCGGGCGACGACGTGCTGCGCGGTGGCGCGGGTCCGGACCAGCTCCGTGGCGGCCCCGGCGCCGACCGGCTGCTGGGCGGGCGCGGCTACGACGACCTGCGCGGTGGCCGGGGCAAGGACCAGGTCGACGGGGGTCCCGACCAGGACGGTCCCTCGGCGCCCACGCCTCCGACGCCTCCGACGCCGCCCGCGCCGGGTGCCCCGACGGCGGTCGACGACACGGTCACGACGGACGAGGACACCGAGCTGGTGCTGCCGGTCAGCGGCCCGGGCAGCCCCGTGGCCAACGACCTCGACCCCGACGGCGACGCGCTGAGCGTGCTCGCGGTTGCCGACCCCGTCGGCGGCACGGTCCAGCTCGTCGGTACGACGATCCGCTTCGTCCCCGAGCCGGACCGCTGCGGCCCGGGGGCGGGGCACTTCGGCTACACCGTCGGCGACGGGACCGGGCGCACCGCTCAGGGCCGGGTCACCGTCGACATCACCTGCGTGCCCGACGACCCGACCGCGCACGACGACGACGCCACCGTGACCGAGGACGCGGCCGCCACGGCGCTCCCGGTCCTCGACAACGACACCGACGCCGACGGCGACCCGCTCGTGATCGGCGCGACGACCCAGCCGGCGCACGGCGCGGTCGTGGTCACCGGAGGCGGATCCGGGCTGACCTACCGGCCCGACGCCGACTACTGCGGCCCGGCCGACGACTTCACCTACACCCTCACGCCGGGCGGCTCCACGGCGGTGGTCACGGTCGAGGTCACCTGCGTCGACGACCCGCCGGTCGCGGTCGACGACGACGCCACGGTGACCGAGGACGCCGTGGCGACGGCGGTCCCGGTGCTCGCCAACGACACCGACGTCGACGGCGGCGACCGGTCGATCACGGCGGTCACCCAGCCGGACCACGGCACCGTCGTGATCACGGGCGGCGGCTCCGGCCTGACCTACGAGCCCGACGCGGACTACTGCAACGACCCGCCGCGCACCGTGCTCGACACCTTCGACTACACCCTCAGCCCGGGCGGCGACGAGGGCACCGTCCGGATGACTGTGACCTGTGTCGACGACGCGCCCCGGGCCAGGGACGACGACGAGACCGTCGCCGAGGACTCCGGCGCGACCACCTTCGACGTGCTCGCCAACGACAGCGACGCCGACGGGGACGCCTTCGGCATCGGCTCGGTGACCCAGCCGCCGCACGGCACGGTGGTCATCACCGGCGGCGGGACGGCACTGACCTACCAGCCCGACGCCGACCACTGCACCCCGGCGCCGTCGTACGACAGCTTCACGTATGCGCTCGCGCCCGGCGGCGACGAGGCAATGGTGCGGGTCCGGGTGACCTGCCTGCCCGACGCGCCCGTGGCCCGGGACGACGTCGCGACCCTCGCCGAGGACGACCCCGCGACCCCGATCGACGTGCTCGCCAATGACAGCGACGCCGACGGCGACCCGCTGCGGATCGATGCCGTCACCCAGCCCGCGCACGGCGAGGTCGTCGTCACCGGCGGCGGCACCGGACTCAGCTACCGGCCCGCCGCGGACTTCTGCACCACCACCCCGGACGGCACCCCCGACGAGTTCACCTACACGCTCGTCGACGGCCCGACGGCGACGGTGCGGGTCACCGTCACCTGCGTCGAGGACCTGTCCGGAGCGGTCGACGACGACGTGACCATCGAGGAGGACAGCACCGAGATCATCCTCGCGCTGGCCAACGACCTGGTCGGCGACAGCCCGCCGTCGATCATCGACGTCGGCACCCCTGCCCACGGCACCGCCACCACCAACGGCGCCACGATCAGCTACACGCCGCACGCCGACTACTGCACCGGTCCCGGCGAGGATCCCGACACCTTCACCTACACGATCACCGGCGGCTCGACGGCGACGGTGCGGGTCACCATCACCTGCGTCGTCGACCCCGCGGTGGCGAACGACGACGTGCTCACGGTGACCGAGGACGACGACGCCACCGCCGTCGCCGTCCTGCTCAACGACCTCGACCCGGACGACACCGGCCTCGCCGTCGTCGCGGTCACCCAGCCCGCCCACGGCCACGTCGTGGTCACGGGCGGCGGCACCGGCCTGACCTACGAGCCCGACCCGGACTACTGCAACACCCCGCCCGGGACGACGCTCGACACCTTCGGCTACACGGTCACCGGGGGCGACACCGCCGAGGTGGCGGTCACCGTCCTGTGCGTCATCGACCCCGCGGTCGCGAAGCCCGACACCGCGACCGTGCTCGAGGACGGCAGCGTCACGATCGACGTGCTCGCCAACGACGTGCGCGGCGACCTGGACCCGGTGGTCACCGCGGTGGGCCAGCCGAGCCGCGGCAGCACGGCCATCGTGGGGGGCCGGATCAGCTACACGCCGGCGGCGAACTACTGCAACACCCCGCCCGGCACGACGCCCGACACCTTCACCTACACGATCACCGGCGACTCGGTGGCGACGGTGAGCGTCACCGTCACCTGCGTCAACGACGCACCGACCGCGGCACCGCTCGCGATCGGCGGCGCCGACGCGGCGGTCGGCAACACGGTCCTGGTCGTCGACGACCCGACCGACGGCGCGCCGGCGGTGTCCGGACCGCACAAGACCGTCGCCGGCGACCTGCTGGCCGGCGCCACCGACGTCGAGACGCCCGGCTCGCTCGCGGTCCAGGCCGGCACCTACTCCACGAACGCCGGCGGCTCGGTGACCCTGCAGGCCGACGGCGACTTCGTCTACAGCCCGCCGACCGGGTGCACGGTCACCAGTGACAGCTTCGGCTACACCGTGACCGACCAGGACCCGACCGACCCGCGCACCGCCGGCGCCACGGTGACCATCGTGGTCACCGGCTGCGTCTGGTACGTCGACAACGCCGACCCGGCCGGAAACGCCGGCTCCTCCAGCGCTCCCTTCGACACCCTGGCCCAGGCCCAGCTCGCCTCGGCGGCCGGCCAGACGATCTACGTCCGCGGCGGCGACGGCACCAGCGCCGGCTACGACGCCGGCATCTCCCTCAAGGCCAACCAGCGCCTGGTCGGCCAGGCCGCGCCACTGGTGGTCGGCACCGCGACCCTGGCGCCCGGCGTACCCGCGTCGCGGCCGCGGCTGAGTGCCAGCGGAACCGATGTGGTCGCCCTGGCCGCGGGCAACACGGTCACCGGCCTGCTGCTCGACCCGGCCGGCGCGGGCAGCGCCGTCGCCGGCGGCAGCGGCGACGTGGGCGGCACGCTCGCGGACCTGCGCATCGTCGACACCGGCCCGGCCGCCACCCAGCCGGCGCTGCGCCTGGCCGGCACGTCGGGCACGTTCACCGTGGGCGACCTGCTCGTCGACACCACCGGCGCGTCCGGAGCCGGCGTGAACTCGCTCGGCGTCGAGCTGGTCTCGGCCGGCACCGTGACCTTCCTCCCGAGCGCGACGATCACCCTCGAGACCGGCGGCGCGAAGGCACTCTCGGCCTCCGGAACCACCCTGACCGGGAGCGCCTTCGACGACATCAGCGTCACCGGCTCCGGCAGCGGCGGGGTGAGCCTGGTCGGCACCGTCGGCCCGGTCACCTTCGGCCGGCTCGCGCTGCAGACCACCGCGGGGGCCACCCCGGCGCTCGACCTCCAGAACACCGGCGCGGTCACCGTGTTCGACGCGACGTCCACGATCTCCGCCACCGGTGGTCCGGCCGTCGACGTCGCCACCGCGCCCGGGTCGATGCTGAGCTTCGCGAGCGTCAGCTCGACGGGCAGCGCGACCCGCGGCATCCGGCTGAGTGGCCTGGACAGCGGCAGCTTCGTCGCCGGCAACGGCACGGTCACCGGCCACACCGGCGCGGCGTTCGTGGTCGAGGGCGGCAGCGGCCCGGTCACCTACGACGGCACCATCGGCAACGGGGCCGGCCGCTCGCTCGAGGTCTCCGGTCGCACCGGTGGCACGGTCACGATCAGCAAGCGGATCACCGACTCCGCCGACGACGGCGGCGGGATCCTGGTCAGCGGCAACTCCGGCGGCAGCACCGTGCTCAGCGCCGCGGGCACCACCCTCGACACCGGGACCGGCGACGCGATCGCCTTCACCGGCAACGGTGCCGACGGTGGCCACACGCTCAGCCTCTCCGGCGGCGGCCTGGTCCTGACCAGCACGACCGGCAAGGGCCTCGACGCCTCCGGCGGCACCCTGCTCGTGAGCGGGGCCGGCAACCGGATCACCAGCGGTGCGGGTCGCGCACTCGGCCTGGTCGGCACCCAGATCGCCGCCGGGGGCCTGACCTTCGAGCGGATCTCCGCGACCGGCGCGCCCAACGGCATCCTGCTGAACGGAACCGGAGACGCCGGCTCGCTCGTCGTCACCGGCGCCGGTGGCAGCTGCGCCCCCGGCGACACGTCCGGCTGCACCGGCGGCACGATCGCAGGCAGCACCGGCTCCGACGACGCCGGGGTGGCGCCGGTCGGGACCGGCATCGTGCTGACCGACACCAAGGCACCCTCGCTGACCCGGATGTGGGTGCGGGACGCCAGCAACTACGGGATCCGGGGCGACCGGACCCGGGGCCTCACGCTCGCCCAGAGCGTGGTCGGCGGCACGGTCGGCACCAACGGCGCGACGCCGTACGACGACTCGACGGTGCTCCTGACGAACCTCTCCGGCACGGCGTCGATCAGCGACACCACCCTGGGCGCGGGCCTGGAGGACACGTTGCGGGTCGCCAACGCATCCACCTCGCTGACCCGGCTCACCGTCGACCGGGTCACCTTCGGCGCGGCGGGCGGCCGTCCGGAGAACGACGCCATCTCGCTCGACTCGACGGGCACCGGGAACCTGCCCGTGACGATCCGCAACAGCACCGTGCAGGGAGCAGGCGGGGACCTGCTGCAGTACGGCCACTCCGCGAGCGGCACCGGCGACCTGGTGCTCACCGACAACACCTTCGCCAACGCCCAGCCGTCCCCGGTCAGCGGCGGCGGGCTGACGATCTACCAGGACGGCGCGGCGGGTGGCGTCACCATGAACATCGCCCGCAACACCATCACCGGCGCGGTCGGGCCGGGCGTGCTGATCGCGAAGGGCGTCGGCTCCGCCCGGCAGCAGGGCACCTTCGCCGACAACACCATCGGCACCTCCGGGGTCGCGAACTCGGGATCGCTCTCCGGGTCGGCGCTCAAGCTCCAGCAGTACGGCGGCGGCTCGCTCGACTGGGCGATCACGGGCAACCGGATCCGCGGCTACAACAACTACGGCATCGAGGTGCTCGCCGGCGGGAGCGGCAGCCCGCGCTCGGGCATCGTCAACACCGTCGTGACCGGCAATGCGATCAGCGAGCCCGGGACCGCCCCGGCCACCGCGTCGCTGGCCAAGCAGGGCGTGCACTACAACATCGGTACCACCCCGGGCGACACCTTCGAGGCGTGCGCCGACCTGCGCGACAACGACCTCGGGGCCAGCGGCTCCGCGCCCGCCAGCCCGGCCGCCGACGTCCTGGTGCGCCAGCGGCAGAACACCCGGGTGCACGTGCCGGGCGCCGTCGGGACCGGCACCACGGCCGCCGAGAACCGGATCCTCGTCGCCAACCCGATCAGCGTGCTCGACGTCCGCGCGACGGCCGACCTGCCCGCCAACCTCGACGGGGCCGCATGCCCGTCCGTCCCCGCCCCATGA